The following coding sequences lie in one Peribacillus frigoritolerans genomic window:
- a CDS encoding DUF2627 domain-containing protein: MKRLIAFLILFIPGAFAAYGIKIMRDMVFGILQPPYPILWLQFLIGLLITIGGIAFIAGFVLHRDRKQNKVQSRFNKF, encoded by the coding sequence ATGAAACGTTTAATCGCTTTTTTGATTCTTTTTATACCCGGTGCCTTTGCTGCCTATGGCATAAAAATAATGAGGGACATGGTGTTCGGTATCCTGCAGCCTCCCTATCCAATCCTTTGGCTGCAATTTTTAATAGGCCTTCTCATCACGATTGGCGGAATAGCCTTTATCGCAGGCTTCGTCCTTCATCGAGATCGAAAGCAAAATAAAGTCCAAAGCAGGTTCAATAAATTTTAA
- a CDS encoding glycerophosphodiester phosphodiesterase, whose protein sequence is MTLIFAHRGSAGTHPENTMSAFKEAARVGADGIETDVQLSKDGEVVIIHDEKLDRTTNASGYVKDRTLMELKTLNASSNYKGRLGKEKIPTLEELFIWLDENQLFCNIELKNTLFLYPGLEEKVIRLIRTYEMEERIILSSFNHYSLVNCHQLAPELETAPLYRDGLYMPWIYAKAIGGSAIHPNIRAAPDALIQTSVSMGVPVRPYTINKEAEMKRLFNLGCSGIITDFPEAAVRVREGLKSR, encoded by the coding sequence ATGACCCTAATCTTTGCACATCGAGGCTCAGCAGGGACACATCCGGAAAATACGATGTCGGCGTTCAAAGAAGCTGCCCGTGTCGGGGCGGACGGTATTGAAACGGATGTCCAGCTCTCGAAAGATGGGGAAGTGGTCATCATTCACGATGAAAAGCTCGATCGGACCACGAATGCCTCGGGATATGTAAAAGACAGGACCTTGATGGAGTTGAAAACCCTTAATGCGTCTTCAAACTATAAGGGTAGATTGGGGAAAGAAAAGATTCCGACACTTGAAGAACTATTTATTTGGCTTGATGAAAATCAGCTTTTTTGCAACATTGAATTGAAAAATACGCTTTTTCTGTATCCAGGTTTAGAAGAGAAAGTCATCCGACTCATCCGTACTTACGAAATGGAGGAAAGGATTATTCTTTCTTCTTTCAATCATTACAGCTTGGTCAATTGCCATCAATTGGCACCTGAACTGGAAACCGCACCTCTTTATAGGGATGGACTATACATGCCTTGGATATATGCCAAGGCAATTGGCGGAAGTGCAATCCATCCAAATATCCGGGCTGCCCCTGATGCACTCATTCAAACATCGGTGAGTATGGGTGTTCCTGTACGGCCATATACCATTAATAAAGAAGCCGAGATGAAGCGATTATTCAATTTGGGATGCAGTGGCATCATAACCGATTTTCCCGAGGCAGCCGTACGGGTCAGGGAAGGATTGAAATCAAGATAA